Part of the Blastocatellia bacterium genome, GGACAAGCAGCCCATCGTTCACGATCCAGCATCGCGCGTGCGGGGAGCCGTCCGCTGGGCGAGGACGCGCTCCACTTCCTCCATGAGCGCGCGAGGATCGGTCGACTTCACACAATAGCTGTGCGCGAGCCAGGACGTGTAGTCGTCCTGGAATGAGGCGTAAGCCGAGCAGATGATGACCGGGATCTGCGGATATCGCGCGGCGATCTCCCGAAGGAGATCGAGTCCGCTCTCGGCCTTCAAGCGAATGTCGAGGATCACCAGATCGAAGGGTTCGCTCTCGAGGGCCTTGAGCGTCTGGTGCCCATCTTCGGCTTCGACGACCTCATGCCCGCCCTCGGTCAATATGGTCGCATAGAGGAGCCGAATGTTCGGCTCATCATCCACAATCAAGATCTTCGCCATGACCGTTCTCCGTAACTTCCGCGCAGCGCCTCAAGAAGCTCCGCGCGCCGATTCGCCTTCCGCAAACGTCTCGGAAGGCATCTCGGAAATAGGAAGGCGGATGATGACCTCGCACCCTTGACCGAGTTGACACAGGAGCTGAAGCTCTCCGCCTAGGCTCTCGACGATTCGTTTGGCCGTGTAGAGGCCCAGTCCGCTTCCTGTCGGTTTGGTCGTGAAAAACGGCTTGAAGAGATTGCGCGCTGCTTCTTCGGTCAGGCCGGGCCCCGTATCTCTGACGATGATGAGGATCGTACCATTGGACTGACGGCTCTCGATGAAAAGATCGCCCCCGTCGCTCATGGCTTCCAGAGCGTTGTTCACGATGTTCTCCAGGCAGTGATAGAGCTGACGTTCATCGGCGAGAATCGGGGGGACAGGGCCAAGATCCAAATGCCACCGAATCGGCGCTCTGTGGCGCAGGGTCTCCATCTTCTCGTGGGCCAGCAGTTCGAGGATCTCGTTGACGTTCACCGGATGGCGCTCAGTCGAGTACTTCAGCGCGGCGAATTTCACGAAATCCTGTACCGTCTCTTCCAATCGGGAGGCCTCTTGGGCGATGGCGGTGGCGAACCGGCGATGCGGGGAATGCTCATCGAGCTTCTTCTGAAGGTGTCGAGCGAGCCCGCCGATGGCGACGACCGGATTTTTGATCATATGCGTCAGTTGCAGCATCATCTCGGCGATCGCAGCTTCTTCTCGAAGACGAACGATTGTCTGTTGATGCTCTCGGATGCGCCGATAGGCTTCTTCGAGCATCTCCATCTTCTCGCGCAATTCCGCATAGGCGAGAGCCCGCTCCAAAGCGACGGCGATCTCTACAGCGAACAACTCCATGGCGAGCCGATCCTCGGCCGAGATCGGGCGCCTCGTCAGAAAGTTATCGAGCAGCAGCACGCCCAAGGGTTGCTCCTCGTGAGAGAGCAATGGGACGATCCAGAAGGTCACATTCCCATAAAATTCTCGCAGCGCCTCAGGCAGCGGCGTCTCCGCCGTGATCTCCAACACGCGGCCCGCCTCTGGCACATGCGGGATGGGCAGCGAGAAGGCTTCGCGAAACGGCGAGTCCGAGAGCATGAAGCGAAAGCGCTCCAGCCACAGCCGGAATTTCTCCCGCTCTCGAGCGAAGGCTTCCGGGGAATAGTCCAAGAGGTCGGCCAGCGTCACGCCTCGTTCCGTGACCTCTCGCCAGATGCGCGCCGCTTCCTCCTCATCGCGTGGGCCGAGAGCGAAATATCCGCGCAGTTGACCTTCCTCGACCAGAAGGGCGAGCGCGCGATTGAACCCAAGGCTCCCGCCAGCCGTGAAAGCGACCAAGCCTTTGTAGAGGATCTCATCCGGATCAAGCGCCAACTGCAAGCTGCGCGAGAGATGCCGGAGGATGTCCAGCAACTCCTCTTTGATTTGGAGCGTGCGGAGGATCGGGGGGCATCGGTTCAAGGCTTCATCGAGGATCACCGTCAACGCTTCAAGGAGGGGACCGCCGGTGCGCCGCACGTCGGCGAGGTCGCGACGCAACTCATCGCAGCCGATGCATTTCTCTCGATTTCGACGCCGCACGTCCGAGAGCAGATGCGCGTCCTGCGCGCCGAGATACGGACACGCCGTCGGATCGTCGGCGATCAGCCAGCAATAGCTGTCCCCCACGCGCGCCATACTTCCCTGCAAAGGGTATCATCAATGCGCCCCTCGGGCAAACGTTCCGTCTGAGACGGCTGCTTGCACTCGGGCTCTAAGGCTCCCTATTTCCTGAGCGCTCCAGATTGCCCCGCGCTTTTAAAATTCCAGGCGCAGGCCCAGCTCGAGCGTGCGCGGACGGCGCGCCGCGCGAGGCTGCAGGAAGACGGATCGGCCCTCGCGCTCATCTAGCGGCCCGTAAAATCCCGTCATGATGAAGTTCGGCGTGTTGAAGAGATTGTACGCGTTCACCCAAGGACGAAGCACCAGACGCTCGCCCGCGCGAATGGTTCGAGAAAAGCGCACGTCCACGCGCCGCGTCCCCGGACCCCGACCCACGTTCCGACCGAGCGTCCCGTTGGTTCCGATCGTCGGGAAGAGAAATTGCGCGGCCATTGCCTCCGAGCGCGCCGTATCGCCCGGCTTCACGAAGCGAATCGGTCCTCGACCGAGGAAATGAGGCCGATCGGTCAGCGTATCACTCAGATTTCGATCCTGCGCGTTCGTCGTGATATTGAATGGGCGGCCCGAGGAGAACGTCACAATCGGCGTTAACTCCAATCCCCCGAGCGCCCTGGGCATTCCCAGCGTGCCGCTCAAAACGAAGCGATGGCGTTCGTCCGTTCGCCCCAGGCCGCGCTCGAGCGCAAGATTGAATTCGTCCTGTGGCGAGCTGGTGTTGAGGTCCATGAGATCAATCAGCTTAGAGAGCGTGTAGGAGACGCGAAATCGGAGATGGCGAGCGAAACGCGCGCTCGCGATCACATGAAGGCCGTGATAGGTCGCTTGGCCATCGGACTGAAGCTGCTCGATCTCTCCAAGATTGGGATTCGGACGGAGCCTACGCACGGCGTTCAACGCGGCAAGCACGGGATCGGTCGTCGTCGCGCCTCCACCCAGCGCGTTCAGGCCATAAACGCGAATGCGGTTGGCACCACTGCCAACGTCGCGCGAGCGCGTGGCGCTCAGATCAAATCGGACGAAGCGAATGCCCACATCGGCGATCTGGCGGGCGCTGTTGTCGAAGGCGGTCTTCCCATCGGGAGCCTTCACCACGCCAGGGAATCCTTCGGGCGGATCGAGGAGAAAAGCCACGAATCCACCCAGAGGTGGAATTGGCGCATTCACGTTGCGACCGCGCCAGAGTCGAAGCGTGCGGTTGAAGACATAGCTGACTTCGAGCGTGAGCGTTCGGCCAAATTGCCGTTCGATCCCCAAGCTGCTTTGTACGCTGTACGGGATTCGAAGATCCGGCGAGAGACGACGTGTGTTTTGGATCGGGCGGATGAGATCGCGGACCAGCGGATGCGTCGGATCGTTGGGGAAGATGTTGGGGAAGCCCCCGATTCGGTTCAGCTCTTCCAAACGTCCGGTCGCGCCGGGTCCGCTGCCGAGGTCAATCTCGAACAGGCGCGATTGCACGGCGAAGTCTTCCAGAGTCCGCAGCAGGACGCGGTTGTAGAAGACGCCGATGCCACTTCGGAGCACCGTCTGGGCGCGATGGCCGGGAGCCCATGCCAGGGCCAGGCGCGGGCCCCAATTGTTCTTATCGTGATCGAGCGCGGTCTCTCGATCATACCGGAGGCCGAAAGTGAGCGTCAGATTCGGACGCGCACGCCATTCCTCCTGGAGGAAACCGCCGAGAATCGTATTGTGGATGGGCTGTTCGGGCTGACCGATCCGCTGCCGATAACGCGAGGGGGTGCCGGCGACGAAGTCTCCGAAGCTCGGGAAGTTGTAGAAGCCGAAGAAGAGGTGGAGCTGTCGCGTCGCCGAGCGCAGATGCATGATGTCGGCGCCGAGCTTGAACGTGTGAGGTCCCGATTGTCGGGTGAGCGCACCCGCCCATTGGAAGCGACGTTCCGCGCGCGTCTCAGGAAATCCCGCCGCTCCCGCGATGAAGCCGCTCGCGACCGGGAGCGTCAGGCCGCGACTGCTGCCGACGATCACGCCCGGGCGCATCACGCTCGGCGTCACATTGGGCGTGAGCGCCGAATACTGGAAGCGAAGCTGAGCGAAGAGCCGCGAGCCGATCGCCCAAGTGTCTTGGATGGCATAGGCCATGGAATTGCGACGTCGGTTGAAGAGGCCTTCGCGAAGCGTCGCTCCTTGATCGCGCGCGCGCAGCCGATTGGTGCGAGTGATGTCGAAACGCAAGAGGAGCTGGTGCGCTCCTCCGAATGCCGCGTCGAACCGACCGCTCGCGTATGTGCGATGGCCGAGCGCGCTCACTTCGTCCTCGAAGAGAGCAACCTGAACGCCATCGCGCACGAAAGGCCGACCGGTGGGCGTCTCCTGCAGGGGATAGGCCGGATTCGCGCGCGGATCCACCGGAAGCAGGGCGATGATGGCGTCCGTATCCGGCTCTTCCTGACGTTCGATGACGCCGAAGAAGAAGAACCGATCGCGACGGATCGGACCGCCGAGCCGACCACCGTATTCGCGCCGTTGAAACGGGGCGCGCTTCTGTCCACGCGCATTGCGGAAGAAGCTATTGGCGTTGAGGCTCTCGTCTTGAAAGTCACCGAAGATCGCTCCGCGGAATTGGTTCGCTCCGCGACGGGTGAAGAAGTTGAGGCGACCGCCAGAGGCGCGCCCATATTCGGCGGAGAATTGGTTGGTGATGATTTGGACTTCGGCGATGGATTCCAAACTGGGGATCGCGCGCTCGCGCGCCGTGCGATCATCGTTGTTGTCGAAACCATCTATGGTGATGTTGTTCGAGTATGCGCGTCCGCCCGAGAGCGAGAAGATGCCCGCTTCTTGTGGGGGGTCCGCCACGACGTCGCGCGTCGCGGGATCGCCGAGATCGCGCGTCTCAAAAGGTTCGGCTTGGACGCTCGCGAAGAGGAAGACGAGATCGAGCGGATTCCTCCCATTGATCGGGAGGGCCTCGATCTCCTCGCTTCGCAAACTCAGACCGACGACCGTGCGCGTCGGATCGAGCGTCTCTGTATCGGTGACCGTGACGACTTCGACGAGGCTCCCGGGGCGAAGCCGCAGGTCCAGGCGCTGGGTGTGTCCGGCCTTCAGCAGCAGCTCGCGATATTCGAAGGGGGAGAAGCCCGGCGCTTCCGCGCGAAGCGCATACGTTCCCGGAGGGAGCATCGCCAGCCGGTACCATCCGCGTGCGTCGCTGGTGGCCGTTCGTTTCATTCCGGTCTGCTGCTCGATGAGCGCGATCGTCGCTCCCGGAATCACCGCCTCCGTCGGATCGAGGACAAATCCTTCCAATGCCGCGTGGTCCAAGTCGTTGGCCCATCCGTTTGGTCTTGTGATGAGCAGAAGGCTCGTCGCGAATGCGATGAGGAGAAGAATGAGAGGGCGAATCATGGAACCCCTCCGACAATGGAAAGATGTCGGATCGTCCCTCGGCGCTTCAGGCAAACACTTTCGCGTAGAGGGTGACCTCGGCCGTGTCCGTCAGTTCCGCGAGCAATTGAGAGAACGGCTTTCCGAGAACAGGATGGCAGCCGTCAGGGTAGATCTCACACAGAGGAACCAGCACAAATCTCCGCTGATGGAGGCGCGGATGCGGGAGGATGAGCTGCACGTCTTCGGTCTGAAGCGTGAGGACTCGATCTTCGTAGAGCAAGAGGTCGAGATCAATCGTGCGCGGGCCCTTGGGGATGAGGCGTTCGCGCCCGAGCGCCCGTTCGATCGCCTGACAGGCGCGGAGCAAGGCGATGGGATCCAGCGGCGTGCGCAGGGCGATGACCTGATTGAGAAAGCGAGGTTGATCGCGGACGTCCACCGGCTCAGTCTCGTAGAGAGAGGAGCAGCGTTCCAATATCCCGTAGTGGGACAAAGCCCGTCGCGCGCCCGCAAGATAGGCCTCCCGATCGCCGAGGTTTGATCCAAGTCCGATGAATGCGATATGCTCCCTCATTCGGTTTGAATCCGAAGCGCACGTCTTCAGGAGCGTGCCTTCCATTCCGGGCCTGGAGGTCGCTCCGGAAGGAGAGAGAGTGTAAACCAAAGCGCCGATGTCGTCAACGAAGACAGTTACGATCACGATGCGCGGAGCCGCGCGCTTACAGAGCGGGCACCTTTGGGTTTATGCCGCGGATTTGGTGGATGCGGGAGGGGCGCAGGGCGGGGAGATCGTCGCCGTGGCCGATACGCGGGGGAGACGGCTCGGCTGGGCTCTCTATAGCGATCGCTCGCAGATCGCGTTGCGATGGATCGCTGAGCCAGACCTGGAGATCACTCGCGCGTTCTGGCGCGAGCGGCTCCTGCGCGCAGCAGACCTCCGCCATCGGATGCTCGGTGATGTCGAAGCCTATCGGCTCGTTTTCGCGGAGAGCGATCGGCTGCCCTCGCTCATTATTGATCGCTATGGGGACTGCTTCGTCCTGCAAACGCTCTCGCAGGGGATGGAGGCATTGAAGCCGCTTTGGGTGGATCTGCTGGTGGAGCTGTTCGCGCCGCGCGCGATCGTCGAGCGCAATGATGTGAAGGTGCGCGCGCTCGAGGGATTGCCGCTGACGAAGGGCGTGCTCTACGGGACGGTACCCGAGCACGTGGAGGTCACGTTGGGCGAAGGGCGATTCCAGATAGACGTGTTGCAGGGGCAGAAGACGGGGGCATTCCTCGATCAGCAGGAGAATTATCGAGCGGCCGCTCGCTATGCGCGAGGGCGCGTCTTGGACGGCTTTTGTTACGGTGGCGGCTTCGCTGTGCATTTGGCCGCTCGCGCCGAGAGTGTGCTGGCCGTGGACATCTCCGCCGAGGCCGTGGAACAAGCCCGTCGAAATGCGGAGAGAAATAGCCGGACGAACGTGACCGTCGTCGAAGGGAATGTCTTCGACCTCTTGCGGGAACTGGATCAGCGACAGGAACGCTTCGACCTGATCGTGCTCGATCCCCCGGCCTTCGCCAAGAGTCGCGCGGCCGTCCCTGGTGCGCTGCGCGGATACAAGGAGATCAACTTGCGCGCTCTTCGACTCCTGCAACCGGAGGGCGTGCTGGTGACGTGCAGTTGCTCCTACCACATGAGCGAAGAGATGTTTCTCGAAATGTTGCGCGCAGCTGCCGCCGATGCCCGGCGTTCGGTGCGAATCCTCGAACGGCGAACGCAGGCCTCCGATCATCCGATCCTGCTCTCGATGCCGGAGACGCATTATCTCAAGTGCGTGATCCTGCAGGTGTTCTGAAGCCCTGGGAGAGCGTCTCGGCCCAAGGTATAATTCTCCTTGAGCATGGGAGATTCGCGAGGAGGGAGATGATGAACAGCCGATGGCGAATCCCAGTGAGCGTGATCCTCGGGCTGGCGATGGCGCGCGGGTTCTTCGCGGTGCCTCAAGAGGCCGCGACGGTCACGGTTGCTGAGGGCACCGTCCTGCGGCTCGCGCTGCAAACGCCGGTGAGCACGAAGATCAGCGAGGTCGGCGATCCGGTGCGAGCGACGTTGTACGATGATCTCTTAGTAGAGGGAAAGCTCGTGCTGGAACGCGGAGCTGAATTCTTGGGCCGCGTCACGCATGTCAAGCCGGCGCGTCGCGGGCAGCGGCAATCGGAGTTGGCGCTCGTATTCGATCGCATGCGCACGTCATATGGCGTAGAGCCGGTGGCGACCACGCTGGTAGCTATTGATGATTGGCAGGGAGATCGAAAGGTTCGGGCTGATGAAGAAGGCGTGGCGCATGGAGGTCGCAGCGGCGAGCGCACGTTCCGAAATGTGTATCGCGGGGCGCACGTCGGTTTGGCGGCAGGCTCAGCCGTCGGATTGATCACCGGCAGCGGGAAGGCGGCGGGCATCGTGATCGCCAGCACGCTTGGGGGGGCAGTGCTCATGACCAAAGGCGAAGACCTGCGCCTGAATCCGGGAACGATCCTTCGCGTGCGCGTGGAACGCCCGCTCTCGCTTCCCGTGATCCGTTCACTGCCCGAGTCGCGGCGTCCGGGAGAGCGCTCGTGAGTCCGACGTTCAGAGCTGGATGCTCTCGAGGAGCGCGCGCACGGCCTCAGCCGAACGATGCAAGGCGGCGTGCTCTTCAGGCGTCAGGCTGATTTCGATGATCTGCTCCACACCCGAGGCTCCGAGCTTCACCGGAACGCCGATGAAGACGCCCTTGATGCCGTATTCCCCATCCAGATAAACGGAGCACGGGCGAATCTTCTTCTTATCCTTGAGCACGGCCTCGATCATCTCCACAACGGCGGCTGATGGAGCATAGTAAGCCGATCCTGCCTTGAGCAGACTCACGATCTCAGCCCCTCCCTCGCGCGTGCGTTTGACGATCGCCTCGATCTTCTCCTTCGGCAGCAAATCCGTGAGCGGAATGCCCGCGACTGAGGAATATCGCACCAGCGGAACC contains:
- a CDS encoding response regulator, which gives rise to MAKILIVDDEPNIRLLYATILTEGGHEVVEAEDGHQTLKALESEPFDLVILDIRLKAESGLDLLREIAARYPQIPVIICSAYASFQDDYTSWLAHSYCVKSTDPRALMEEVERVLAQRTAPRTRDAGS
- a CDS encoding ATP-binding protein — protein: MARVGDSYCWLIADDPTACPYLGAQDAHLLSDVRRRNREKCIGCDELRRDLADVRRTGGPLLEALTVILDEALNRCPPILRTLQIKEELLDILRHLSRSLQLALDPDEILYKGLVAFTAGGSLGFNRALALLVEEGQLRGYFALGPRDEEEAARIWREVTERGVTLADLLDYSPEAFAREREKFRLWLERFRFMLSDSPFREAFSLPIPHVPEAGRVLEITAETPLPEALREFYGNVTFWIVPLLSHEEQPLGVLLLDNFLTRRPISAEDRLAMELFAVEIAVALERALAYAELREKMEMLEEAYRRIREHQQTIVRLREEAAIAEMMLQLTHMIKNPVVAIGGLARHLQKKLDEHSPHRRFATAIAQEASRLEETVQDFVKFAALKYSTERHPVNVNEILELLAHEKMETLRHRAPIRWHLDLGPVPPILADERQLYHCLENIVNNALEAMSDGGDLFIESRQSNGTILIIVRDTGPGLTEEAARNLFKPFFTTKPTGSGLGLYTAKRIVESLGGELQLLCQLGQGCEVIIRLPISEMPSETFAEGESARGAS
- a CDS encoding TonB-dependent receptor translates to MIRPLILLLIAFATSLLLITRPNGWANDLDHAALEGFVLDPTEAVIPGATIALIEQQTGMKRTATSDARGWYRLAMLPPGTYALRAEAPGFSPFEYRELLLKAGHTQRLDLRLRPGSLVEVVTVTDTETLDPTRTVVGLSLRSEEIEALPINGRNPLDLVFLFASVQAEPFETRDLGDPATRDVVADPPQEAGIFSLSGGRAYSNNITIDGFDNNDDRTARERAIPSLESIAEVQIITNQFSAEYGRASGGRLNFFTRRGANQFRGAIFGDFQDESLNANSFFRNARGQKRAPFQRREYGGRLGGPIRRDRFFFFGVIERQEEPDTDAIIALLPVDPRANPAYPLQETPTGRPFVRDGVQVALFEDEVSALGHRTYASGRFDAAFGGAHQLLLRFDITRTNRLRARDQGATLREGLFNRRRNSMAYAIQDTWAIGSRLFAQLRFQYSALTPNVTPSVMRPGVIVGSSRGLTLPVASGFIAGAAGFPETRAERRFQWAGALTRQSGPHTFKLGADIMHLRSATRQLHLFFGFYNFPSFGDFVAGTPSRYRQRIGQPEQPIHNTILGGFLQEEWRARPNLTLTFGLRYDRETALDHDKNNWGPRLALAWAPGHRAQTVLRSGIGVFYNRVLLRTLEDFAVQSRLFEIDLGSGPGATGRLEELNRIGGFPNIFPNDPTHPLVRDLIRPIQNTRRLSPDLRIPYSVQSSLGIERQFGRTLTLEVSYVFNRTLRLWRGRNVNAPIPPLGGFVAFLLDPPEGFPGVVKAPDGKTAFDNSARQIADVGIRFVRFDLSATRSRDVGSGANRIRVYGLNALGGGATTTDPVLAALNAVRRLRPNPNLGEIEQLQSDGQATYHGLHVIASARFARHLRFRVSYTLSKLIDLMDLNTSSPQDEFNLALERGLGRTDERHRFVLSGTLGMPRALGGLELTPIVTFSSGRPFNITTNAQDRNLSDTLTDRPHFLGRGPIRFVKPGDTARSEAMAAQFLFPTIGTNGTLGRNVGRGPGTRRVDVRFSRTIRAGERLVLRPWVNAYNLFNTPNFIMTGFYGPLDEREGRSVFLQPRAARRPRTLELGLRLEF
- the folK gene encoding 2-amino-4-hydroxy-6-hydroxymethyldihydropteridine diphosphokinase; amino-acid sequence: MREHIAFIGLGSNLGDREAYLAGARRALSHYGILERCSSLYETEPVDVRDQPRFLNQVIALRTPLDPIALLRACQAIERALGRERLIPKGPRTIDLDLLLYEDRVLTLQTEDVQLILPHPRLHQRRFVLVPLCEIYPDGCHPVLGKPFSQLLAELTDTAEVTLYAKVFA
- a CDS encoding class I SAM-dependent rRNA methyltransferase; the encoded protein is MRGAARLQSGHLWVYAADLVDAGGAQGGEIVAVADTRGRRLGWALYSDRSQIALRWIAEPDLEITRAFWRERLLRAADLRHRMLGDVEAYRLVFAESDRLPSLIIDRYGDCFVLQTLSQGMEALKPLWVDLLVELFAPRAIVERNDVKVRALEGLPLTKGVLYGTVPEHVEVTLGEGRFQIDVLQGQKTGAFLDQQENYRAAARYARGRVLDGFCYGGGFAVHLAARAESVLAVDISAEAVEQARRNAERNSRTNVTVVEGNVFDLLRELDQRQERFDLIVLDPPAFAKSRAAVPGALRGYKEINLRALRLLQPEGVLVTCSCSYHMSEEMFLEMLRAAAADARRSVRILERRTQASDHPILLSMPETHYLKCVILQVF